In a genomic window of Paroedura picta isolate Pp20150507F chromosome 14, Ppicta_v3.0, whole genome shotgun sequence:
- the LOC143823963 gene encoding LOW QUALITY PROTEIN: very long chain fatty acid elongase 7-like (The sequence of the model RefSeq protein was modified relative to this genomic sequence to represent the inferred CDS: inserted 1 base in 1 codon) has product MVSPFPQTIIIAAYIYFVTNLGPKFMENRKPFELRQLMVIYNFGVVALSVYLTYEFLMSGWATGYSFHCDFVDYSRSPMALRMVRVCWLYYFSKFIELLDTVFFILRKNNGQVTFLHVFHHSIMPWTWWFGVKFAPGGLGTFHGMINAIVHVIMYTYYALSSLGPSFHKYLWWKKXMTSIQLIQFIMVTFHIGQIYFMDNCPYQYPIFMFIIGLYGLVFLILFLHFWYHAYTKAGRL; this is encoded by the exons ATGGTCTCACCGTTTCCACAGACAATTATTATTGCAGCCTACATTTATTTTGTCACTAATTTGGGACCGAAGTTCATGGAGAATAGGAAACCTTTTGAACTGAGACAGCTCATGGTTATCTAcaattttggtgtagtggctctTTCAGTGTATCTGACTTATGAATTTCTCATGTCTGGTTGGGCCACAGGCTATTCATTTCATTGTGACTTTGTTGATTACTCTAGATCACCTATGGCTTTAAGGATGGTTCGAGTCTGTTGGCTGTATTACTTTTCTAAGTTCATTGAATTGCTAGACACGGTTTTCTTTATCTTGCGAAAGAATAATGGCCAAGTTACATTCCTGCATGTCTTCCATCACTCTATCATGCCTTGGACCTGGTGGTTTGGAGTCAAATTTGCTCCAGGTGGCTTAGGAACATTTCATGGTATGATAAATGCCATTGTACATGTCATTATGTACACCTACTATGCCCTCAGTTCATTGGGACCATCATTTCATAAGTATTTGTGGTGGAAAA ATATGACTTCTATACAGCTTATCCAGTTCATTATGGTTACCTTCCATATAGGACAAATCTACTTCATGGATAACTGCCCGTATCAATATCCCATTTTTATGTTCATCATTGGGCTATATGGACTGGTGTTTTTAATCCTGTTTCTACACTTCTGGTACCATGCTTACACTAAAGCCGGCAGGCTCTGA